The following proteins are co-located in the Macadamia integrifolia cultivar HAES 741 chromosome 3, SCU_Mint_v3, whole genome shotgun sequence genome:
- the LOC122073225 gene encoding transcription factor bHLH63-like isoform X2, giving the protein MLHYQYITPEILAGKVMDLQWQQQQQQQQPQQNYLNETQFSDFSQQSHPTMQQFQELIDNDPTLRELTNRTMKVDPCSENGWPELGKYPIPRTGFVSPSPSGFATDSIEMMGYSISRTASSPPSVAEEKGRESVLTASSLGRESFKKRKMDKAHNSKVAAEDNKEKRAKGDEEEESKITEQNNTSTTTTAAANNNNSETSGDTSKENSKVSEVQKPDYIHVRARRGQATDSHSLAERVRREKISERMKYLQDLVPGCNKITGKAGMLDEIINYVQSLQRQVEFLSMKLAVVNPRLDFNVDNFFTKEMFPASTTSFPVGISSELANPAYLQFNNPVQQVVTCCGLDMAINPPEMTIRRTTSAPVSMPESFLDSSCFNQVQPSSSTWETDLQGLYNVESYQGRSTLFPSQPLSGTLEAATILKMEM; this is encoded by the exons ATGTTACATTACCAGTACATTACCCCTGAGATTCTCGCCGGAAAAGTTATGGACCTCCAAtggcagcagcaacagcaacaacaacaacctcaACAGAACTATTTAAATGAGACCCAATTCAGTGATTTCTCCCAGCAATCTCATCCGACGATGCAGCAATTTCAGGAATTGATTGATAACGATCCAACTCTTCGGGAGCTGACGAATCGGACGATGAAGGTCGACCCCTGTTCAGAAAATGGGTGGCCGGAATTGGGGAAATACCCAATACCCAGAACGGGGTTTGTGTCTCCCTCTCCTTCTGGGTTTGCCACTGATTCTATTGAGATGATGGGTTACTCCATTTCCAGGACTGCAAGCTCTCCACCGTCTGTGGCagaggagaaagggagagaatcgGTTTTAACGGCTTCGTCACTTGGGAGAGAGAGCTTCAAGAAGAGGAAAATGGATAAGGCACACAACTCAAAG GTTGCCGCAGAggacaacaaagaaaaaagggcCAAAGGAGATGAAGAGGAGGAATCTAAGATCACAGAGCAAAACAACACCTCTACCACCACCACTGCTGCTGCTAACAATAACAACTCTGAAACTTCTGGCGATACTTCAAAAGAGAATTCAAAGGTATCTGAGGTTCAAAAACCAGATTACATTCATGTCCGAGCACGTCGTGGTCAGGCCACAGATAGCCACAGCTTAGCAGAAAGA GTGAGAAGGGAAAAGATCAGTGAGAGGATGAAGTATTTGCAAGATTTAGTTCCTGGGTGCAACAAGATCACAGGAAAGGCTGGAATGCTCGACGAAATCATCAACTATGTGCAATCTTTGCAGAGACAAGTAGAG TTCTTGTCCATGAAACTTGCTGTTGTGAATCCAAGGCTTGATTTCAACGTGGACAACTTCTTCACAAAAGAG ATGTTTCCTGCTTCCACTACTAGTTTTCCAGTGGGGATATCTTCAGAACTTGCAAATCCAGCCTACCTTCAGTTCAATAATCCAGTACAGCAAGTGGTAACATGTTGTGGGTTGGATATGGCAATAAATCCTCCTGAAATGACAATTCGAAGAACCACGAGCGCTCCTGTGTCTATGCCGGAATCCTTTTTAGATTCATCCTGCTTCAAT CAGGTTCaaccctcttcttctacttGGGAGACTGATTTACAAGGCCTCTATAATGTGGAATCTTATCAAGGAAGATCAACTCTTTTCCCATCCCAACCATTATCAG GCACCTTGGAAGCTGCTACCATTCTAAAGATGGAGATGTGA
- the LOC122073225 gene encoding transcription factor bHLH63-like isoform X1: protein MLHYQYITPEILAGKVMDLQWQQQQQQQQPQQNYLNETQFSDFSQQSHPTMQQFQELIDNDPTLRELTNRTMKVDPCSENGWPELGKYPIPRTGFVSPSPSGFATDSIEMMGYSISRTASSPPSVAEEKGRESVLTASSLGRESFKKRKMDKAHNSKVAAEDNKEKRAKGDEEEESKITEQNNTSTTTTAAANNNNSETSGDTSKENSKVSEVQKPDYIHVRARRGQATDSHSLAERVRREKISERMKYLQDLVPGCNKITGKAGMLDEIINYVQSLQRQVEFLSMKLAVVNPRLDFNVDNFFTKEQMFPASTTSFPVGISSELANPAYLQFNNPVQQVVTCCGLDMAINPPEMTIRRTTSAPVSMPESFLDSSCFNQVQPSSSTWETDLQGLYNVESYQGRSTLFPSQPLSGTLEAATILKMEM from the exons ATGTTACATTACCAGTACATTACCCCTGAGATTCTCGCCGGAAAAGTTATGGACCTCCAAtggcagcagcaacagcaacaacaacaacctcaACAGAACTATTTAAATGAGACCCAATTCAGTGATTTCTCCCAGCAATCTCATCCGACGATGCAGCAATTTCAGGAATTGATTGATAACGATCCAACTCTTCGGGAGCTGACGAATCGGACGATGAAGGTCGACCCCTGTTCAGAAAATGGGTGGCCGGAATTGGGGAAATACCCAATACCCAGAACGGGGTTTGTGTCTCCCTCTCCTTCTGGGTTTGCCACTGATTCTATTGAGATGATGGGTTACTCCATTTCCAGGACTGCAAGCTCTCCACCGTCTGTGGCagaggagaaagggagagaatcgGTTTTAACGGCTTCGTCACTTGGGAGAGAGAGCTTCAAGAAGAGGAAAATGGATAAGGCACACAACTCAAAG GTTGCCGCAGAggacaacaaagaaaaaagggcCAAAGGAGATGAAGAGGAGGAATCTAAGATCACAGAGCAAAACAACACCTCTACCACCACCACTGCTGCTGCTAACAATAACAACTCTGAAACTTCTGGCGATACTTCAAAAGAGAATTCAAAGGTATCTGAGGTTCAAAAACCAGATTACATTCATGTCCGAGCACGTCGTGGTCAGGCCACAGATAGCCACAGCTTAGCAGAAAGA GTGAGAAGGGAAAAGATCAGTGAGAGGATGAAGTATTTGCAAGATTTAGTTCCTGGGTGCAACAAGATCACAGGAAAGGCTGGAATGCTCGACGAAATCATCAACTATGTGCAATCTTTGCAGAGACAAGTAGAG TTCTTGTCCATGAAACTTGCTGTTGTGAATCCAAGGCTTGATTTCAACGTGGACAACTTCTTCACAAAAGAG CAGATGTTTCCTGCTTCCACTACTAGTTTTCCAGTGGGGATATCTTCAGAACTTGCAAATCCAGCCTACCTTCAGTTCAATAATCCAGTACAGCAAGTGGTAACATGTTGTGGGTTGGATATGGCAATAAATCCTCCTGAAATGACAATTCGAAGAACCACGAGCGCTCCTGTGTCTATGCCGGAATCCTTTTTAGATTCATCCTGCTTCAAT CAGGTTCaaccctcttcttctacttGGGAGACTGATTTACAAGGCCTCTATAATGTGGAATCTTATCAAGGAAGATCAACTCTTTTCCCATCCCAACCATTATCAG GCACCTTGGAAGCTGCTACCATTCTAAAGATGGAGATGTGA
- the LOC122073225 gene encoding transcription factor bHLH63-like isoform X3, producing the protein MLHYQYITPEILAGKVMDLQWQQQQQQQQPQQNYLNETQFSDFSQQSHPTMQQFQELIDNDPTLRELTNRTMKVDPCSENGWPELGKYPIPRTGFVSPSPSGFATDSIEMMGYSISRTASSPPSVAEEKGRESVLTASSLGRESFKKRKMDKAHNSKVAAEDNKEKRAKGDEEEESKITEQNNTSTTTTAAANNNNSETSGDTSKENSKVSEVQKPDYIHVRARRGQATDSHSLAERVRREKISERMKYLQDLVPGCNKITGKAGMLDEIINYVQSLQRQVEFLSMKLAVVNPRLDFNVDNFFTKEQMFPASTTSFPVGISSELANPAYLQFNNPVQQVVTCCGLDMAINPPEMTIRRTTSAPVSMPESFLDSSCFNVQPSSSTWETDLQGLYNVESYQGRSTLFPSQPLSGTLEAATILKMEM; encoded by the exons ATGTTACATTACCAGTACATTACCCCTGAGATTCTCGCCGGAAAAGTTATGGACCTCCAAtggcagcagcaacagcaacaacaacaacctcaACAGAACTATTTAAATGAGACCCAATTCAGTGATTTCTCCCAGCAATCTCATCCGACGATGCAGCAATTTCAGGAATTGATTGATAACGATCCAACTCTTCGGGAGCTGACGAATCGGACGATGAAGGTCGACCCCTGTTCAGAAAATGGGTGGCCGGAATTGGGGAAATACCCAATACCCAGAACGGGGTTTGTGTCTCCCTCTCCTTCTGGGTTTGCCACTGATTCTATTGAGATGATGGGTTACTCCATTTCCAGGACTGCAAGCTCTCCACCGTCTGTGGCagaggagaaagggagagaatcgGTTTTAACGGCTTCGTCACTTGGGAGAGAGAGCTTCAAGAAGAGGAAAATGGATAAGGCACACAACTCAAAG GTTGCCGCAGAggacaacaaagaaaaaagggcCAAAGGAGATGAAGAGGAGGAATCTAAGATCACAGAGCAAAACAACACCTCTACCACCACCACTGCTGCTGCTAACAATAACAACTCTGAAACTTCTGGCGATACTTCAAAAGAGAATTCAAAGGTATCTGAGGTTCAAAAACCAGATTACATTCATGTCCGAGCACGTCGTGGTCAGGCCACAGATAGCCACAGCTTAGCAGAAAGA GTGAGAAGGGAAAAGATCAGTGAGAGGATGAAGTATTTGCAAGATTTAGTTCCTGGGTGCAACAAGATCACAGGAAAGGCTGGAATGCTCGACGAAATCATCAACTATGTGCAATCTTTGCAGAGACAAGTAGAG TTCTTGTCCATGAAACTTGCTGTTGTGAATCCAAGGCTTGATTTCAACGTGGACAACTTCTTCACAAAAGAG CAGATGTTTCCTGCTTCCACTACTAGTTTTCCAGTGGGGATATCTTCAGAACTTGCAAATCCAGCCTACCTTCAGTTCAATAATCCAGTACAGCAAGTGGTAACATGTTGTGGGTTGGATATGGCAATAAATCCTCCTGAAATGACAATTCGAAGAACCACGAGCGCTCCTGTGTCTATGCCGGAATCCTTTTTAGATTCATCCTGCTTCAAT GTTCaaccctcttcttctacttGGGAGACTGATTTACAAGGCCTCTATAATGTGGAATCTTATCAAGGAAGATCAACTCTTTTCCCATCCCAACCATTATCAG GCACCTTGGAAGCTGCTACCATTCTAAAGATGGAGATGTGA